A single genomic interval of Halomonas sp. GT harbors:
- a CDS encoding phage virion morphogenesis protein, whose translation MSADLEQELKQLEGWVAPLIEKLTPKERRVLAREVARDLRLANRNRIKAQTNPDGTPFEPRTQLRGRSGAIRRKAMFTKLRTAKHLKIKTSADEAAVGFLARVARIARVHHYGLRDRVEKGGPQHQYARRELIGITAADADHIADSVLNHLVPPNR comes from the coding sequence ATGAGCGCCGATCTTGAACAAGAGCTAAAACAGCTAGAAGGATGGGTAGCGCCGCTAATCGAAAAGCTCACCCCCAAAGAGCGCCGCGTATTAGCGCGGGAAGTCGCGCGGGACCTACGCCTAGCAAACCGCAACCGCATTAAGGCGCAAACCAACCCCGACGGCACGCCGTTTGAACCCCGCACCCAACTACGTGGCCGCAGCGGTGCCATCCGCCGAAAAGCCATGTTCACAAAGCTACGCACCGCCAAACACCTAAAAATCAAAACCAGCGCCGATGAAGCCGCCGTCGGCTTTCTTGCTCGCGTCGCCCGCATTGCCCGCGTTCACCACTACGGCCTGCGCGACCGCGTCGAAAAAGGCGGCCCGCAACACCAATACGCCCGCCGCGAACTCATCGGTATCACCGCAGCCGATGCCGACCACATCGCCGACAGCGTGCTAAACCACCTAGTACCTCCCAATCGATAA